The Chloroflexota bacterium genome contains a region encoding:
- a CDS encoding YhfC family intramembrane metalloprotease — TAGLCEETARYAVYRWWIRSARTWREALMFGAGHGGIEAILLGVLAGIAFVQLAALRDTDLTTLPLTAEQLAALQKQLADYWAAPWYFGLLGAVERALALCLHLSLAVMVLQVFRRKQVWWLGAAILWHATVDAVVLYVFTLWGAYWSEAVLAGLAAVSLGIVLALRSSEEAPLQEPVSTAVTVAPAPVVVARAESDLEEKLRESQFIK; from the coding sequence ACTGCCGGACTGTGCGAGGAGACGGCCCGCTACGCCGTTTACCGCTGGTGGATCAGGTCGGCGCGAACGTGGCGCGAGGCGCTGATGTTCGGGGCCGGGCATGGCGGCATCGAGGCCATTCTCCTCGGCGTGCTGGCCGGCATCGCCTTTGTGCAGTTGGCCGCCTTGCGAGACACCGACTTGACCACTCTGCCGCTCACTGCCGAACAACTGGCCGCTCTGCAAAAGCAACTTGCCGATTACTGGGCCGCGCCCTGGTATTTTGGTTTGCTGGGCGCAGTCGAACGGGCTTTGGCGTTGTGCCTGCATCTCTCGCTGGCGGTGATGGTTTTGCAGGTGTTCAGGCGCAAGCAGGTTTGGTGGCTTGGAGCGGCGATTCTGTGGCATGCTACCGTGGATGCGGTTGTACTGTATGTGTTTACGCTCTGGGGCGCGTACTGGTCGGAGGCAGTTCTGGCCGGTTTGGCCGCCGTGAGTTTGGGCATCGTGCTTGCCCTGCGGTCGTCGGAGGAGGCTCCTTTGCAGGAGCCGGTTTCCACAGCAGTGACGGTCGCCCCGGCGCCGGTCGTGGTTGCCCGTGCGGAGTCTGATCTCGAAGAGAAGTTGCGCGAGTCTCAGTTCATCAAATAG